From candidate division WOR-3 bacterium:
ACAACAGAAAAACGCTTTGTTGGTAATTTCATCTTATTAGTTATTCTATTTAAAAGATGCATAAAGTCAACCATTAAGCAAGCCCCAAAAATTGTATTTTTGCACAATATATATGTAATCTTTTGCCTATTTTTGTGCATCTATCAACTGAAACTTATGATATTTCAAAACATTATTTTTGAAAATCAGGCACGATTATTGCCTTATATAATTATAGGAGATTTTATGCCAGCCATTAAGCAAAGAATTGAACCAGAAGTTTGCACATATCTTGACCCTGAAGCGAATATGCTCATAGTTGAAGTCGTTCTCCCCGGTGCTGAAAAAGATAAAATTTGTATTAAGGTTAAAACGGATGCAATCTTAATCAGGGCAGAAGGTGATGAAGTGGATTATTGCAAATATATCTTTTTATCAATGCGTTTGAAAAAAGAATTGAGTAAGGCTATATACGAAAATGATATTTTGCGAATAACAATTCCGGTGCAGGAGTAGGATATTCTCCAATCCGCACCCCTCCTCTCCCTTAAAGGAAGAGGATAATGGAGTTAAGGCGTCAGCCTTTTATCTATAAATATA
This genomic window contains:
- a CDS encoding Hsp20/alpha crystallin family protein, whose protein sequence is MPAIKQRIEPEVCTYLDPEANMLIVEVVLPGAEKDKICIKVKTDAILIRAEGDEVDYCKYIFLSMRLKKELSKAIYENDILRITIPVQE